A single genomic interval of Armigeres subalbatus isolate Guangzhou_Male chromosome 1, GZ_Asu_2, whole genome shotgun sequence harbors:
- the LOC134206998 gene encoding uncharacterized protein LOC134206998, with product MDKKRTNVRQFARLVSFMEEHPELARGGRFSDCRESVSSLWATIQAALNSLGPPTRSVAAWQKVWNDKKLQIKKKLQHNQNEVRATGGGRNTQYSFNDVEEAIIRLLSLRRTVDHNGAIFGTQSSTGLPNQEHNQELNDGPSPAGEIELLRTSADLTNRSTRTSETENEHRSTRNRGRVNQRNYRKALLEKQTNDLKELKEHVSACARYSRKSFMVHEKRFGLEQRRFQLEEEKFQFEKQIRLEEQKRWTKQLQLKRKILNYKRRKLDFEMGRTTIDALEEHNEQLEAQLEDSFNGENN from the exons ATGGA TAAGAAAAGGACTAACGTACGCCAATTTGCTCGTCTTGTTTCGTTcatggaggaacatccagaacTAGCTAGAGGTGGTAGATTCTCAGATTGCAGAGAATCTGTTTCTTCTCTTTGGGCTACAATTCAAGCTGCATTAAATAGCTTGGGTCCTCCGACACGTTCTGTTGCAGCTTGGCAGAAAGTTTGGAATGATAAAAAGCTTCAAATAAAGAAGAAACTGCAGCATAACCAAAACGAAGTGAGAGCTACCGGTGGTGGGCGCAATACACAGTACTCTTTTAATGATGTAGAAGAAGCCATCATCCGTCTACTGTCTTTGCGAAGAACAGTGGACCACAATGGTGCTATTTTTGGAACACAATCCTCCACAGGACTTCCAAATCAAGAGCATAATCAGGAATTAAATGATGGACCATCGCCAGCTGGCGAGATTGAATTGTTAAGAACGTCGGCAGATCTAACCAACAGATCAACTCGAACAAGTGAAACTGAAAATGAGCATCGATCAACGCGAAATCGTGGCCGCGTTAATCAGCGCAATTACCGCAAAGCTCTGCTAGAAAAGCAGACCAATGATCTTAAAGAACTTAAAGAACATGTATCGGCATGTGCCAGGTACTCTCGAAAATCGTTTATGGTCCATGAGAAACGATTCGGCTTAGAACAAAGGCGGTTTCAATTAGAGgaagaaaaatttcaatttgaaaaacaaatacgATTAGAAGAGCAAAAACGATGGACTAAACAGTTACAACTCAAACGAAAAATTCTCAACTACAAGAGGCGTAAACTAGATTTCGAGATGGGACGGACAACAATTGATGCATTGGAAGAACACAATGAACAATTGGAAGCTCAACTAGAAGATAGCTTCAATGGGGAGAATAATTAA